A genome region from Clostridium pasteurianum includes the following:
- a CDS encoding LysR family transcriptional regulator encodes MQMNKLIYFISVADNLNFTKAAKECYLAQSAISQQINSLEQELGFKLFIRTSKNVKFTEAGKVFYNGVKNIVEDYKNTVKKAESVAYGYKGMITIGICGGTEEIFLPQILNKFKKIYPLIEINFKRAAFEKISKELEGKVYDVVFTWPYDIEELEGIDYKIIFEDNACAMMNSSNKLAGKGKVSREELSRENNIVVANEKKTKMYEHFLSFYSKYNIIPKSIITAADSQILSLMIDLNMGISIVPKKIKELNKEKISFVEIEGEPHSIKFSAAYLKGNTNPCVDLFINNAAIR; translated from the coding sequence ATGCAAATGAATAAACTTATTTACTTTATAAGTGTGGCTGATAATTTGAATTTTACTAAGGCAGCAAAAGAATGCTATTTGGCGCAATCAGCTATTAGCCAGCAAATAAATTCCTTAGAACAAGAACTTGGATTTAAGTTATTCATAAGAACCAGCAAAAATGTTAAGTTTACTGAGGCTGGAAAAGTATTTTATAATGGTGTTAAAAACATAGTGGAAGATTATAAAAATACAGTAAAAAAAGCTGAAAGTGTGGCTTATGGATATAAAGGAATGATAACAATAGGGATATGCGGAGGTACAGAGGAAATATTTTTGCCACAAATATTAAATAAATTTAAAAAAATATATCCTTTAATTGAAATAAATTTTAAAAGAGCAGCCTTTGAAAAAATAAGTAAGGAGCTAGAAGGTAAAGTTTATGATGTAGTATTTACATGGCCATACGATATAGAGGAATTAGAGGGAATTGATTATAAAATAATATTTGAAGACAATGCATGTGCTATGATGAATTCCAGCAATAAATTAGCAGGTAAAGGAAAGGTATCACGGGAGGAACTTTCAAGGGAAAATAATATAGTTGTAGCAAATGAGAAAAAAACAAAGATGTATGAACATTTTTTAAGCTTTTACAGTAAATATAATATTATTCCAAAGTCTATTATAACTGCTGCAGATAGTCAAATATTAAGTTTAATGATTGATTTAAACATGGGAATAAGTATTGTTCCTAAAAAAATTAAAGAACTAAATAAGGAGAAAATTTCATTCGTAGAAATAGAAGGGGAGCCACATTCAATTAAATT
- a CDS encoding alpha/beta hydrolase, which yields MKKENLKIENIPAILWGTKSDKLFIAVHGNMSNKADDAIVIFAKEAVHKGYIVLSFDLPEHGDRKNENYACTVQNCVKDLNIIMNYARSISNNISLFACSMGAYFSLLAYNTEPIKQCLFLSPVVNMKRIIINMMTWFNISESKLKEEKEISTPIGQTLYWDYYCYVKAHPIITWNKPTSILYGIKDNVCEFNIISDFAKKFNCDLRIMEDGEHYFHTEKQLDFLGHWLKKHIR from the coding sequence ATGAAAAAGGAAAATTTAAAAATAGAAAATATCCCTGCAATTTTGTGGGGTACTAAATCAGATAAATTATTCATAGCAGTACATGGCAACATGTCAAACAAAGCAGATGATGCAATTGTTATATTTGCAAAAGAAGCAGTACATAAAGGCTATATAGTACTTAGTTTCGATTTACCTGAACATGGCGATCGCAAAAATGAAAACTATGCTTGTACAGTGCAAAACTGTGTTAAGGATCTTAATATTATTATGAATTATGCACGTTCAATATCAAACAATATAAGTTTGTTTGCCTGCAGCATGGGAGCATATTTCAGTTTACTGGCATATAATACTGAACCTATAAAGCAATGTCTTTTTCTCTCTCCTGTAGTAAACATGAAAAGAATTATAATTAATATGATGACATGGTTCAATATAAGCGAAAGCAAACTCAAGGAAGAAAAAGAAATTTCAACACCGATTGGACAAACTCTTTATTGGGATTACTACTGTTATGTTAAGGCGCATCCTATTATTACCTGGAATAAGCCTACCTCAATTCTCTACGGCATAAAAGATAATGTGTGTGAATTCAACATAATATCTGATTTTGCAAAAAAATTCAACTGCGACTTAAGAATAATGGAAGATGGAGAACATTATTTTCACACTGAAAAGCAACTTGATTTTTTGGGGCATTGGCTAAAGAAACATATACGCTAA
- a CDS encoding APC family permease — translation MKQEIKLKKSITWIKGAALTVGAVLGSGILVLPAIAAEMAGPASILSWILMGLFSLPMAITIGMMSSKFPNSGGLAAYARQGFGDSLGELTGILILSAMPIGMPVTALIGANYLGSIFSWSQLYIYIAAGAILVFAIILNYRGIELLGKVQVFIISVILFILILTVTFSSAHVNISNFHPFISNGLLPIGQAMNLLFFAFMGWEIIGNLAEEFNNPRRDIPLSLGAGYIIVNLIYISIAFVTIGNGIYNSVNSASVMIKLVSYGIGKSGQVLVAFLGFIICYCTVHTYISGFSRLVYSEARDGKFPALFGKLHPKYQTPYAALLSFIPLFLAIMSISYIFSLNLKALIGIPSTTFLAVYIISMLAAAKVLLSKRGKVCALIAAFLSFIVFLFAGWSVLYPLLIIITFVVLNKRK, via the coding sequence TATTACATGGATTAAAGGAGCGGCTCTTACGGTAGGTGCTGTACTAGGTTCTGGAATTTTAGTATTACCAGCAATTGCAGCAGAAATGGCAGGACCGGCATCAATATTAAGTTGGATACTAATGGGACTATTCTCGCTTCCTATGGCTATAACTATTGGAATGATGTCCTCTAAATTTCCAAACTCAGGTGGATTAGCAGCTTATGCAAGGCAGGGTTTTGGTGATTCTTTAGGTGAACTTACAGGAATCCTTATACTAAGCGCGATGCCTATAGGAATGCCTGTAACTGCGTTGATAGGTGCAAATTACTTAGGAAGTATCTTTTCATGGTCCCAGCTTTATATTTATATAGCAGCAGGAGCAATTTTAGTTTTTGCTATAATTTTAAACTATAGAGGAATTGAATTATTAGGAAAAGTACAGGTGTTTATTATTTCTGTAATACTATTTATATTAATTTTAACTGTGACATTTTCTAGTGCACATGTCAATATATCTAATTTTCATCCTTTTATAAGCAATGGTTTGTTGCCGATTGGTCAGGCTATGAATTTATTGTTTTTTGCCTTTATGGGATGGGAGATTATTGGAAATTTGGCAGAAGAATTTAATAATCCGCGTAGAGATATCCCTTTGAGCTTAGGGGCAGGATATATAATAGTTAATTTAATATATATTTCCATAGCATTTGTTACCATAGGTAATGGAATATATAACTCAGTTAATTCTGCATCAGTAATGATTAAATTAGTGTCATATGGAATTGGTAAAAGTGGTCAGGTCCTTGTAGCCTTTTTAGGATTTATTATTTGTTACTGTACTGTTCACACTTATATTTCCGGATTTTCACGTTTGGTTTATTCTGAGGCCAGAGATGGAAAGTTTCCTGCTTTATTTGGAAAACTCCATCCTAAATATCAAACACCATATGCAGCACTGCTTTCATTTATTCCATTATTTTTAGCTATAATGTCTATAAGTTATATTTTTTCTTTAAATTTAAAAGCACTTATTGGAATTCCAAGTACTACGTTCCTTGCTGTTTATATTATAAGTATGCTTGCAGCTGCTAAGGTTTTATTAAGTAAAAGGGGAAAAGTCTGTGCTTTAATAGCTGCATTTTTATCCTTTATTGTTTTTTTATTTGCCGGATGGAGCGTTTTGTATCCTTTATTAATAATAATTACATTTGTTGTTTTAAATAAAAGAAAATAA